The following proteins are co-located in the Pararge aegeria chromosome 3, ilParAegt1.1, whole genome shotgun sequence genome:
- the LOC120637284 gene encoding CDK5 and ABL1 enzyme substrate 2 isoform X2: MSYNRNKYEKARRRLAAVTFLSNISLDGSFKDTELCKIVDKSSKGDKCDSKDTQNYNHKDSYRYSTSYKLKPHTSPVQRFSGDNNSISSDSEQTTVTPIKGGINSSYRERCSSGNTEIFRDRHCSLRARKIVAITQDDKSSSESLNFGRFRTSNTCIPEKSYDKEIRMMKSTKGVSFKDERLAFAPAQGVPCVLFSTIPYSKTIKGARADLRKEGGRRRNTSGPRPLSAITDNGIDPFDLMGLEKEENGQEISYSKLLIPSRVCTREQYKKMYGGDYTDKSSWKIMNRQPHVIARCFSYESSQRATVASSPPHSSVENKSFDWDEGTILSQKYVQYTPNVLDDPELIAGKHRTLLTFTSYMTSIIDYVRPQDLKKELNDKFREKFPHIKLTLSKLRSIKKEMRKIAKHDNGGIDLLSVAQAYVYFEKLILANLINKDNRKLCAGACLLLSAKLNDVKGEMMKALIERIETTFRVNKKDLIKFEFAVLVALEFGLHVPPYEVFPHYQRLLHDS, encoded by the exons ATGTCGTACAACcgcaataaatatgaaaaagctCGAAGGCGTCTTGCAGCTGTGACATTCCTCTCCAATATCTCACTAGACGGGTCTTTTAAGGATACAGAATTATGTAAAATTGTCGATAAGTCTTCAAAAGGCGACAAATGTGATTCGAAAGATactcaaaattataatcataagGATTCGTACCGTTACAGTACTTCTTACAAATTAAAACCGCATACCAGCCCAGTACAACGATTTAGTGGTGATAATAATTCAATAAGTTCAGACTCGGAACAAACGACTGTCACCCCTATTAAAGGTGGCATTAATAGTTCTTACAGAGAAAG GTGCTCCTCTGGAAATACTGAAATATTTAGAGACAGACACTGCTCACTAAGAGCAAGGAAGATTGTAGCAATCACGCAAGATGATAAAAGCAGTTCTGAAAGTTTGAATTTTG gGCGTTTTCGCACAAGCAATACATGCATTCCAGAAAAGTCCTATGACAAAGAAATAAGGATGATGAAATCAACTAAAGGTGTATCTTTTAAGGATGAGAGGCTTGCTTTTGCACCAGCACAAGGTGTACcctgtgttttatttagtactattccttattcaaaaactataaaaGGTGCCAG GGCTGATTTACGAAAGGAAGGTGGTCGGCGTCGTAACACATCTGGACCCAGGCCTTTATCTGCAATCACTGATAATGGTATTGACCCGTTTGATCTCATGGGACTAGAGAAAGAAGAAAATGGTCAAGAAATATCTTACTCGAAACTCTTAATACCATCTAGAGTTTGTACCAGGGAACAGTACAAGAAGATGTATGGTGGAGACTATACTGATAAGTCTTCATGGAAAATCATGAACCGACAACCACATGTTATCGCAAG GTGTTTCTCTTACGAGTCATCTCAACGGGCCACAGTAGCATCTTCTCCACCACATTCTTCGGTGGAGAATAAATCCTTTGATTGGGATGAAGGAACAATACTTTCTCAAAAATAT GTTCAATATACGCCGAATGTTCTTGATGATCCTGAACTTATAGCTGGCAAACACAGAACTTTACTTACATTTACTTCATACATGACTTCTATTATTGACTATGTCCGACCTCAAGACCTAAAAAAAGAGCTCAATGATAAGTTCAGGGAGAAGTTTCCACACATAAAATTAACACTCAGCAAACTAAGAAG caTAAAAAAAGAGATGCGCAAAATAGCAAAACATGACAATGGTGGTATAGATTTGCTATCTGTTGCTCAGGCTTACGTTTATTTCGAAAAGTTAATACTGGCCAATCTTATTAACAAAGATAACAGAAAGCTATGCGCCGGAGCTTGTTTACTTCTATCAGCGAAACTCAACGATGTTAAAGGTGAAATGATGAAGGCTCTTATTGAG CGCATAGAAACAACGTTCAGAGTGAACAAAAAGGACCTCATCAAGTTCGAGTTCGCCGTGCTTGTGGCATTGGAGTTCGGACTGCACGTGCCTCCGTACGAGGTGTTCCCCCACTATCAGCGGCTGCTCCACGACTCGTGA
- the LOC120636977 gene encoding radial spoke head 10 homolog B-like, which produces MFYIDSQRTLTRRDSSVTVPKASTRDDFEGLSTTRGHSNARLISDSAITLGYRPRGSVRKEIITILFESMLENIVESWEVIKQHKNEDLNIDINKTPSDITTTSKKRKGLVKPSKSKKSRSKIELNDSNTQSDVAQICWWAGPDEKAIIRFRNGNLYEGNISMKCMHGEGRFQWADGTIFLGQFMENEILGKGIIQWKDDTWFEGDFAGNLRHGRGLYVNSREQSSYAGTWHCGTKHGQGVINYPRSPKNSYDGQWAYNVRHGFGSREYCQMSGYKGEWHNNVREGKGLMIWPNHDFYRGEWKNGVMSGYGFYIWGAYYNNSMSLPSLCAYRGYWEKGKRNGFGILNLGLGLGSYYKGEFKHNKKHGVGKFVTNNGLILQHKHLFVDDNVGLLTREEQESECAVDKYTQLVVEPFAFDICDRTVGLTYHIEQAIKNIDRKQEILTGIVKEFMGANNLPTPLGYKDEKHHEMTSTNFANLIDFEVSALSKALRCYEANLKNIYYRYATICNKEEIHFTPILIRLYLWQLYYDCNIHDKGLTLVEIDREFHENPQWLSSSPHNPFEKIYFWQFQHSLITIASKLYAKRKLPGNKPDTMLASAFRCFMENDILPGAGRKKGKLAEGYGAFVPLKSVYGLYHGLGEPCTLRAFLCAVRYPPHEIQQPRHALVNRDCNKLGRNAYIFGDEMTFLNDEPIHVGNDGEDLSCSVPIVLFNIGNVSSKSIINIFQRIFPQICNGDKIVDLDVEITFFEFFEILINVAEESIHVADEELRLKEKFLETLNDIPDMYKSK; this is translated from the exons atGTTTTACATTGATTCGCAAAGAACCTTGACCCGACGAGATAGCTCAGTTACAGTACCAAAAGCCTCAACTAGAGATGATTTCGAAGGTTTATCTACGACGCGCGGACATTCCAACGCTAGACTTATAAGCGACTCTGCAATTACCCTCGGGTATCGACCGAGAGGGTCTGTTCGCAAAGAAATTATAACAATTCTCTTTGAGTCTATGCTGGAAAATATTGTAGAATCTTGGGAAGTTATAAAACAGCATAAGAACGAGGAccttaatattgatattaataaaacgCCGAGCGATATAACAACAACTAGTAAGAAAAGGAAGGGTTTGG TGAAACCATCTAAATCAAAAAAGAGCCGATCCAAAATCGAATTAAACGATAGTAACACACAG AGCGATGTAGCACAAATATGTTGGTGGGCAGGGCCTGATGAAAAAGCGATAATTCGATTTCGGAACGGGAATTTGTATGAAGGCAACATTTCGATGAAATGTATGCATGGCGAAGGACGTTTTCAGTGGGCAGACGGAACTATTTTCTTA GGTCAGTTTATGGAAAACGAAATATTAGGAAAAGGTATTATTCAATGGAAAGATGACACTTGGTTTGAAGGCGACTTCGCTGGAAATCTTCGTCACGGTAGAGGACTCTATGTAAACTCGCGCGAACAGTCTTCGTACGCCGGCACCTGGCATTGCGGTACAAAACATGGACAGGGTGTCATTAATTACCCAAGATCGCCTAAAAACTCTTATGATGGACAGTGGGCTTAT aACGTTCGTCACGGATTTGGGTCTCGTGAATATTGCCAAATGAGCGGTTATAAAGGAGAGTGGCATAATAACGTAAGAGAAGGAAAGGGTTTGATGATATGGCCAAATCATGAT TTTTACAGAGGTGAATGGAAAAATGGTGTGATGTCTGGATACGGATTTTACATTTGGGGTGCCTATTATAATAATTCCATGTCGTTGCCGTCTCTGTGCGCATACCGTGGCTATTGGGAAAAGGGTAAACGTAACGGATTTGGTATACTGAATTTGGGCTTAGGATTAGGTTCATACTACAAAGGAgaatttaaacataataaaaagcaTGGTGTTGGTAAATTCGTCACTAACAATGGACTTATATTacaacataaacatttatttgttgACGACAACGTCGGTCTGTTGACGCGAGAAGAGCAAGAAAGTGAATGTGCCGTTGATAAATATACTCAACTTGTAGTAGAACCATTCGCATTTGACATTTGCGATAGAACAGTCGGCCTGACTTACCATATAGAACAAGCAATCAAAAATATTGATAGAAAACAAGAAATCCTAACTGGAATCGTCAAAGAATTTATGGGAGCTAACAATTTACCCACGCCACTTGGTTATAAAGATGAAAAACATCATGAAATGACTTCAACAAATTTTGCAAACTTAATAGATTTCGAAGTTAGTGCGCTAAGTAAAGCACTAAGGTGTTACGAAgccaatttgaaaaatatatactatcGATACGCAACTATATGTAACAAAGAAGAGATACATTTTACGCCGATTCTAATTCGTTTATAtttatggcaattatattatgaTTGCAATATACATGATAAAGGCTTGACGCTAGTTGAAATTGATAGAGAATTTCACGAGAACCCGCAATGGCTTTCGAGTTCACCTCACAATCCATTTGAGAAAATATATTTCTGGCAATTTCAACACAGCTTAATTACAATAGCTAGTAAGTTATATGCTAAAAGAAAATTGCCTGGAAACAAACCGGATACAATGCTCGCTAGTGCATTTAGATGTTTTATGGAAAATGATATATTACCGGGGGCTGGTCGTAAAAAAG GTAAGCTTGCAGAAGGCTATGGTGCATTCGTGCCACTTAAAAGTGTTTATGGGTTATACCACGGTTTGGGAGAACCCTGTACTTTAAGGGCATTTTTGTGTGCTGTTCGATATCCACCGCATGAAATACAACAACCCAGACATGCGCTTGTGAATCGTGATTGTAATAAGCTGGGACGAAATGCTTACATTTTTGGCGATGAAATGACTTTTTTAAATG ATGAACCTATTCACGTGGGCAACGATGGGGAAGACTTGAGTTGTTCTGTTCCTATTGTACTGTTCAACATTGGCAACGTATCTAGTAAatccattataaatatatttcaaagaaTTTTTCCCCAAATATGCAATGGTGACAAGATAGTGGATTTGGATGTGGAGAttacattttttgaattttttgaaatattaattaatgtcgCTGAGGAAAGCATCCATGTCGCGGATGAAGAGCTTCGATTGAAAGAAAAGTTTTTAGAAACGTTAAACGACATACCAGATAtgtataaatctaaataa
- the LOC120637284 gene encoding CDK5 and ABL1 enzyme substrate 2 isoform X1: protein MSYNRNKYEKARRRLAAVTFLSNISLDGSFKDTELCKIVDKSSKGDKCDSKDTQNYNHKDSYRYSTSYKLKPHTSPVQRFSGDNNSISSDSEQTTVTPIKGGINSSYRERCSSGNTEIFRDRHCSLRARKIVAITQDDKSSSESLNFGRFRTSNTCIPEKSYDKEIRMMKSTKGVSFKDERLAFAPAQGVPCVLFSTIPYSKTIKGARADLRKEGGRRRNTSGPRPLSAITDNGIDPFDLMGLEKEENGQEISYSKLLIPSRVCTREQYKKMYGGDYTDKSSWKIMNRQPHVIARTKLLTRRKDKKWCFSYESSQRATVASSPPHSSVENKSFDWDEGTILSQKYVQYTPNVLDDPELIAGKHRTLLTFTSYMTSIIDYVRPQDLKKELNDKFREKFPHIKLTLSKLRSIKKEMRKIAKHDNGGIDLLSVAQAYVYFEKLILANLINKDNRKLCAGACLLLSAKLNDVKGEMMKALIERIETTFRVNKKDLIKFEFAVLVALEFGLHVPPYEVFPHYQRLLHDS, encoded by the exons ATGTCGTACAACcgcaataaatatgaaaaagctCGAAGGCGTCTTGCAGCTGTGACATTCCTCTCCAATATCTCACTAGACGGGTCTTTTAAGGATACAGAATTATGTAAAATTGTCGATAAGTCTTCAAAAGGCGACAAATGTGATTCGAAAGATactcaaaattataatcataagGATTCGTACCGTTACAGTACTTCTTACAAATTAAAACCGCATACCAGCCCAGTACAACGATTTAGTGGTGATAATAATTCAATAAGTTCAGACTCGGAACAAACGACTGTCACCCCTATTAAAGGTGGCATTAATAGTTCTTACAGAGAAAG GTGCTCCTCTGGAAATACTGAAATATTTAGAGACAGACACTGCTCACTAAGAGCAAGGAAGATTGTAGCAATCACGCAAGATGATAAAAGCAGTTCTGAAAGTTTGAATTTTG gGCGTTTTCGCACAAGCAATACATGCATTCCAGAAAAGTCCTATGACAAAGAAATAAGGATGATGAAATCAACTAAAGGTGTATCTTTTAAGGATGAGAGGCTTGCTTTTGCACCAGCACAAGGTGTACcctgtgttttatttagtactattccttattcaaaaactataaaaGGTGCCAG GGCTGATTTACGAAAGGAAGGTGGTCGGCGTCGTAACACATCTGGACCCAGGCCTTTATCTGCAATCACTGATAATGGTATTGACCCGTTTGATCTCATGGGACTAGAGAAAGAAGAAAATGGTCAAGAAATATCTTACTCGAAACTCTTAATACCATCTAGAGTTTGTACCAGGGAACAGTACAAGAAGATGTATGGTGGAGACTATACTGATAAGTCTTCATGGAAAATCATGAACCGACAACCACATGTTATCGCAAG GACTAAGTTATTGACGAGACGCAAGGATAAAAAATG GTGTTTCTCTTACGAGTCATCTCAACGGGCCACAGTAGCATCTTCTCCACCACATTCTTCGGTGGAGAATAAATCCTTTGATTGGGATGAAGGAACAATACTTTCTCAAAAATAT GTTCAATATACGCCGAATGTTCTTGATGATCCTGAACTTATAGCTGGCAAACACAGAACTTTACTTACATTTACTTCATACATGACTTCTATTATTGACTATGTCCGACCTCAAGACCTAAAAAAAGAGCTCAATGATAAGTTCAGGGAGAAGTTTCCACACATAAAATTAACACTCAGCAAACTAAGAAG caTAAAAAAAGAGATGCGCAAAATAGCAAAACATGACAATGGTGGTATAGATTTGCTATCTGTTGCTCAGGCTTACGTTTATTTCGAAAAGTTAATACTGGCCAATCTTATTAACAAAGATAACAGAAAGCTATGCGCCGGAGCTTGTTTACTTCTATCAGCGAAACTCAACGATGTTAAAGGTGAAATGATGAAGGCTCTTATTGAG CGCATAGAAACAACGTTCAGAGTGAACAAAAAGGACCTCATCAAGTTCGAGTTCGCCGTGCTTGTGGCATTGGAGTTCGGACTGCACGTGCCTCCGTACGAGGTGTTCCCCCACTATCAGCGGCTGCTCCACGACTCGTGA